In a genomic window of Maricaulis maris MCS10:
- a CDS encoding fumarylacetoacetate hydrolase family protein — MKLATLKSDSRDGRLVVVSKDLAWCADARQVAPTLQAALDDWDRCEPELRALSEELERETIPRERFHEREALSPLPRAFQWADGSAYVNHVELVRKARNAEMPATFWTDPLMYQGGSDAFLAPRADIPLGDTAWGCDMEGEVAVITGDAPAGCSVEDAAKTIRLVMLVNDVSLRGLIPGELAKGFGFFQAKPPSAFSPVAVTPDELGEAWDGKKLHLPLLVKYNGELFGKAECGVDMTFDFGQLIAHLGKTRPVTAGTIVGSGTVSNKLDDGPGKPISEGGVGYSCIAEIRMIETINDGKPSTPFMQYGDTVRIEMKDKDGKSIFGAIEQEVVKA; from the coding sequence ATGAAACTCGCAACGCTCAAATCTGACAGCCGGGATGGCCGCCTGGTCGTCGTCTCAAAAGATCTCGCCTGGTGTGCGGATGCCCGGCAGGTCGCGCCGACCCTGCAGGCGGCCCTTGATGACTGGGACCGGTGCGAGCCCGAGCTTCGCGCCCTGTCAGAAGAACTCGAGCGTGAAACCATTCCGCGCGAGCGCTTCCATGAACGCGAGGCCCTGTCGCCGTTGCCGCGTGCCTTCCAGTGGGCCGACGGGTCAGCCTACGTCAACCATGTCGAACTGGTCCGCAAGGCGCGCAATGCCGAGATGCCGGCCACCTTCTGGACCGACCCGCTGATGTATCAGGGCGGCTCCGACGCCTTCCTCGCCCCGCGCGCCGATATCCCGCTCGGCGACACGGCCTGGGGCTGTGACATGGAGGGCGAGGTCGCTGTCATCACCGGCGACGCGCCGGCCGGTTGTTCGGTCGAGGACGCCGCCAAGACCATCCGCCTGGTGATGCTGGTCAATGACGTCTCCCTGCGCGGCCTGATCCCCGGTGAGCTGGCCAAGGGCTTCGGCTTCTTCCAGGCCAAACCGCCGAGCGCCTTCTCGCCGGTCGCTGTCACGCCGGACGAGCTGGGTGAGGCCTGGGATGGCAAGAAGCTGCACCTGCCGCTCTTGGTGAAATATAATGGCGAGCTGTTCGGCAAGGCCGAGTGCGGCGTCGACATGACCTTTGATTTCGGCCAGCTGATCGCCCACCTCGGCAAGACGCGCCCGGTCACGGCCGGCACGATTGTCGGCTCCGGCACAGTGTCCAACAAGCTCGATGATGGTCCCGGCAAGCCGATCAGTGAAGGCGGTGTCGGCTATTCCTGCATCGCCGAGATCCGCATGATCGAAACGATCAATGACGGCAAGCCAAGCACGCCTTTCATGCAATATGGCGACACGGTCCGCATCGAGATGAAGGACAAGGACGGCAAGTCCATCTTCGGCGCCATCGAGCAGGAAGTGGTCAAGGCCTGA
- the hspQ gene encoding heat shock protein HspQ, with amino-acid sequence MIIRDAKFGLGDVVRHRLFPFRGVVVDVDPQFANTEEWYESIPENVRPSKDQPFYHLLAENDESYYGAYVSEGNLLPDAENGPVEHPQIAEAFESFDGTRYQLKMTPDQAH; translated from the coding sequence ATGATCATTCGCGACGCCAAATTCGGATTGGGCGATGTGGTTCGCCACCGGCTCTTCCCCTTCCGCGGGGTGGTGGTGGATGTGGATCCGCAATTCGCCAATACAGAGGAATGGTACGAGTCCATTCCCGAAAATGTCCGTCCGTCCAAGGACCAGCCTTTCTATCACCTGCTGGCCGAGAATGATGAAAGCTATTACGGCGCCTATGTCTCGGAGGGCAATCTCCTGCCCGACGCCGAGAACGGCCCGGTCGAGCACCCGCAAATCGCTGAGGCCTTCGAGAGCTTTGACGGCACGCGCTATCAACTGAAAATGACGCCGGACCAGGCGCACTAG
- a CDS encoding Ppx/GppA phosphatase family protein, with protein MAEPSSRSDPGSDAAARKRRGRKRAPAPVYGAIDLGTNNCRMLLAQRSGSSFHVVDAFSRVVRLGEGITGSGALSQGAMDRAVEALKVCADKIRRQNVVKHRSIATQACRMADNGAEFLDRVERETGLTFDLITAEEEARLAVHGCVDLLDEDRDAALVIDIGGGSTELSWVDLAEWRRRGGRDSGGRPPMKSWTSTPVGVVTLSERFPEREDRAEWYQDMKTYARDLMKTPRGAKAMRPIFDDGRAHLVGTSGTVTSMAGVHLRLPRYDRSKVDGLWMSGDEALDACKRLRELDFHGRSQEPTIGADRAELVLAGCAIYEAVAEMWPADRLRVGDRGLREGMLLNLMRKSKKRRRRRKKAGDAAPDVTGSDA; from the coding sequence ATGGCGGAGCCATCGTCCCGGTCTGATCCGGGCAGTGATGCCGCCGCACGCAAGCGGAGAGGGCGCAAACGCGCGCCAGCTCCCGTGTACGGCGCGATCGATCTGGGAACCAATAATTGCCGCATGTTGCTGGCGCAGCGATCCGGTAGCAGCTTTCATGTCGTGGATGCCTTTTCACGGGTCGTGCGGTTGGGCGAGGGCATAACCGGCTCGGGTGCGCTGTCGCAGGGGGCCATGGATCGGGCCGTCGAGGCGCTCAAGGTCTGTGCCGACAAGATCCGTCGCCAGAACGTCGTCAAGCATCGCTCCATCGCCACACAAGCCTGCCGCATGGCCGATAATGGCGCTGAATTCCTCGACCGCGTCGAACGCGAGACCGGGCTGACCTTCGATCTCATTACCGCCGAGGAAGAGGCGCGCCTGGCCGTGCATGGCTGCGTCGACCTGCTCGATGAAGACCGCGACGCAGCGCTGGTGATCGATATCGGCGGCGGCTCCACCGAGCTGTCCTGGGTCGATCTGGCCGAATGGCGCCGGCGCGGTGGCCGGGACTCGGGCGGCCGCCCGCCGATGAAGTCCTGGACCTCGACGCCGGTGGGTGTGGTTACCCTGTCGGAACGCTTTCCCGAGCGTGAGGACCGGGCCGAATGGTACCAGGACATGAAGACCTATGCCCGCGACCTGATGAAGACCCCGCGCGGCGCCAAGGCCATGCGGCCGATCTTCGATGATGGTCGGGCCCATCTGGTCGGCACGTCGGGGACCGTCACCTCGATGGCCGGCGTGCATCTGCGCCTGCCGCGCTATGACCGGTCTAAGGTGGACGGGTTGTGGATGAGTGGCGATGAGGCGCTGGACGCCTGCAAGCGCTTGCGGGAACTGGATTTTCACGGTCGCTCGCAAGAGCCGACCATCGGCGCCGACCGGGCCGAGCTGGTGCTCGCCGGCTGCGCGATCTATGAGGCGGTGGCCGAGATGTGGCCGGCCGACCGGTTGCGGGTCGGTGACCGGGGCTTGCGCGAAGGCATGTTGCTCAATCTGATGCGAAAGTCCAAGAAGCGCAGGCGTCGCCGCAAGAAGGCGGGCGATGCGGCGCCAGACGTGACAGGATCAGACGCATGA
- a CDS encoding RlmE family RNA methyltransferase, with protein MSDDDQKPEDATPDGSEPAENQPDGETPAAGEGAPDQAGLPGWGSSDKRRGRRSGPMKKGGDARAAKQMFERVKTARGRKSSSTRWLQRQLNDPYVKKAQMEGYRSRAAYKLLQLDERFKLLKPGMRVVDLGSAPGGWVQVALKSGASEVVGIDLLEMEAIAGATLLEKDFTDADAPSLVKAEMGGAADAVVSDLAPWTTGHKTTDHLRIVALAELAAHFAVETLKPGGFFIAKVFQGGSDSDLLNFLKANFEKVRHFKPDASRSESAETFVVAMGFKG; from the coding sequence ATGAGCGACGACGATCAAAAACCCGAAGACGCGACGCCCGACGGCTCGGAGCCTGCCGAAAACCAGCCCGATGGCGAGACGCCGGCAGCCGGTGAAGGCGCGCCGGACCAGGCCGGCCTGCCCGGTTGGGGCAGCAGTGACAAGCGCCGCGGCCGCCGCTCCGGTCCGATGAAGAAGGGCGGAGACGCCCGCGCTGCCAAGCAGATGTTCGAGCGCGTGAAAACCGCGCGGGGTCGCAAGTCCTCTTCGACCCGCTGGCTGCAGCGTCAGCTCAATGATCCCTATGTGAAGAAAGCCCAGATGGAGGGCTATCGCTCGCGCGCGGCCTACAAGCTGTTGCAACTGGACGAGCGTTTCAAACTCCTCAAGCCGGGCATGCGCGTGGTCGATCTCGGCTCGGCGCCGGGCGGCTGGGTGCAGGTGGCACTGAAATCCGGTGCCTCCGAAGTGGTCGGGATCGACTTGCTGGAGATGGAAGCCATCGCCGGCGCGACCCTGCTGGAAAAGGACTTCACCGACGCCGACGCGCCCAGCCTGGTGAAGGCCGAGATGGGCGGCGCCGCCGATGCCGTCGTCTCTGATCTCGCGCCCTGGACCACTGGCCACAAGACCACCGACCATTTGCGCATCGTCGCCCTGGCCGAACTCGCGGCCCATTTCGCGGTCGAAACCCTCAAGCCCGGCGGTTTCTTCATCGCCAAGGTCTTCCAGGGTGGATCCGACAGTGATCTGCTCAACTTCCTCAAGGCCAATTTCGAGAAGGTCCGCCACTTCAAGCCGGATGCCAGCCGTTCGGAAAGCGCCGAGACCTTTGTTGTCGCGATGGGCTTCAAGGGCTAG
- a CDS encoding ExbD/TolR family protein translates to MRKRFRKRDDQAEVNMTPMLDIVFILLIFFIVTATFLSEEGVDLRPPPECEGAGCEAPNRPVILIQVDSDNQVFVNQDRTDIERVLASVNRHRAENPESAVLLEVHDESDHGVVVRIWDDMGANGVPVSIQRTDEDGRGM, encoded by the coding sequence ATGCGTAAACGTTTTCGCAAGCGCGACGACCAGGCAGAGGTCAACATGACCCCGATGCTGGACATCGTTTTCATCCTGCTGATTTTCTTCATCGTCACTGCGACATTCCTGTCGGAAGAGGGTGTCGATTTGCGCCCGCCGCCGGAGTGCGAAGGCGCGGGGTGCGAGGCGCCGAACCGGCCCGTGATCCTGATCCAGGTCGACAGCGACAACCAGGTTTTCGTCAACCAGGACCGGACCGACATCGAACGGGTTCTGGCCTCCGTCAATCGGCACAGGGCAGAAAATCCCGAAAGCGCAGTCCTGCTGGAAGTCCATGACGAAAGCGATCATGGCGTGGTGGTCCGGATCTGGGATGATATGGGCGCGAATGGCGTACCCGTCTCGATCCAGCGAACCGACGAGGACGGACGGGGTATGTGA
- a CDS encoding DUF4336 domain-containing protein, translating into MDAEPDSSTLQWMSDGIWTASGDVVTAVAGFHYPTRMMVIRLEDDRLWVWSPVALDEALQREIDALGEVAHIVAPNSLHHLALADWQFAYPAAQLHGAPGMAAQLSDLKFDRELTDSADPAWAGEIDQVVVRGNRITTEVVFFHRASGTVIFTDLIQHLPDDWYSGWRRWVARWDRMTGPEPAVPGKFRLAFRDRKLARAAIDRILSWPVTTVLFAHGEPVRDNAHAFLKRAFAWLR; encoded by the coding sequence ATGGACGCGGAACCGGACAGTTCGACACTGCAATGGATGTCAGATGGAATCTGGACCGCGTCCGGTGACGTCGTCACGGCTGTCGCCGGGTTTCACTATCCAACCCGGATGATGGTCATCCGTCTCGAAGATGACCGGCTCTGGGTGTGGTCGCCGGTTGCGCTCGACGAGGCCCTGCAGCGCGAGATCGACGCGCTCGGAGAGGTCGCCCATATCGTCGCGCCGAACAGCCTGCACCATCTCGCCCTGGCGGACTGGCAGTTCGCCTATCCGGCCGCTCAACTGCACGGCGCGCCGGGCATGGCCGCCCAGCTTTCCGATCTGAAATTCGATCGGGAGCTGACTGACAGCGCTGACCCGGCCTGGGCAGGCGAGATCGATCAGGTCGTCGTGCGCGGCAACCGGATCACCACCGAGGTCGTCTTCTTCCACCGGGCCAGTGGCACGGTGATCTTCACCGACCTGATCCAGCACCTGCCGGACGACTGGTATTCCGGCTGGCGGCGCTGGGTTGCGCGCTGGGACCGGATGACCGGCCCGGAACCGGCCGTACCAGGCAAATTCCGCCTTGCCTTTCGTGACCGGAAGCTGGCGCGCGCAGCCATCGACCGTATTCTCTCCTGGCCGGTCACAACCGTTCTGTTTGCGCATGGTGAGCCGGTGCGGGACAATGCGCACGCTTTTCTCAAGCGAGCCTTTGCCTGGTTGCGTTAG